One window of the Oscillatoria salina IIICB1 genome contains the following:
- a CDS encoding DEAD/DEAH box helicase has protein sequence MNVSSTSVLNLNTLFPFKLDDFQKKAIAAWDDNKSIVVCAPTGSGKTVIAEYAIHRALVRGKRLFYTTPLKALSNQKFRDFCSSFGQKQVGLITGDILINVGAPILVMTTEIFRNMLYGTPIGQVGTTVADVEAVVLDECHYLSDRQRGTVWEESIIYCPPQIQLLALSATIGNPGELTDWIDQVHGSTVLINSNYRPVPLKFYFSNNKGLFPLLNKKQTDINPRLKPYAKGKQAPRRPRREDCPSIALIVEQLQQRDMLPAIYLIFNRRGCDRAVINLAEDSDFQLVNAREAAELSKLVDEFLAQNPHEAARSNQVEPLKKGIAAHHAGILPAWKELVERLFEMGLVKVVFATSTLAAGINMPARTVVISSLSKRSDDGHRLLTPSEFLQVAGRAGRRGMDTVGHVTISQTPFEGAKEGAYLATAEPEPLRSWFAPSYGMVLNLLQTHALEEVEKLLEGSFAEYLARQKLDPQLQEIAELTTQLAKLEIELANLDIEQISSYKKLKERLREERRLAKTLQQQAESVRIQEIRSELERVKLGKILDLKGKHVKVSSPIPAVLVCRVPGRGNLIYLVCLAANNRWYVVSSVDVVGIDKTTLPELDLKNLAPPNDLPCQLGGSKKGAPETAQIAKNLPKNLEAIWEAPEVKEQRLRIESVEEQLANHPLNELGKPSSLIKRSDRARKLREKIHQLQVNYRKQKSRGSYYWQEFLNLVKVLQEFDALTEYTPTKLGQAAAAIRCDNELWLGLAFISGALDRLKPAQLAAAVCALISEPPKPDSWTNYRCSPEVIATLDSLRQQRRKLIQVQHRYDVAIPVWLEDDLVALVENWAIADGSLEWNQLCENTSLDDGDLVRMFRRTVDVLWQIPQIPGVSEALEQNARQAVVQIERFPI, from the coding sequence CACCTCAGTATTAAATTTAAATACCTTATTTCCCTTTAAACTGGATGATTTCCAAAAGAAAGCGATCGCTGCTTGGGACGATAATAAATCCATTGTGGTTTGTGCGCCGACGGGTTCGGGAAAAACTGTCATTGCTGAGTACGCGATTCATCGTGCTTTGGTTAGAGGGAAGCGGCTTTTCTACACTACTCCTCTTAAAGCTCTCTCTAATCAAAAGTTTCGCGATTTTTGCTCGTCTTTTGGTCAGAAGCAAGTTGGTTTAATTACCGGGGATATTTTAATTAACGTTGGAGCGCCGATTTTGGTGATGACGACGGAGATTTTCCGGAATATGCTTTATGGAACTCCGATTGGACAGGTGGGTACAACTGTAGCGGATGTAGAAGCAGTAGTTTTAGATGAGTGCCATTATTTGAGCGATCGCCAACGAGGTACAGTTTGGGAAGAATCGATTATCTATTGTCCCCCGCAAATTCAGTTGCTAGCGCTTTCGGCAACGATTGGTAATCCTGGAGAACTTACTGATTGGATCGATCAAGTACATGGTTCGACGGTCTTAATTAACTCTAACTATCGTCCGGTTCCTTTAAAGTTTTACTTTAGTAATAATAAGGGATTGTTTCCTTTACTCAATAAAAAGCAAACAGATATTAATCCTCGCTTGAAGCCTTATGCTAAAGGAAAGCAGGCTCCAAGACGACCCAGACGAGAAGATTGTCCCAGTATTGCTTTGATAGTCGAGCAGTTACAGCAACGGGATATGCTCCCAGCAATTTACTTGATCTTTAATCGTCGGGGTTGCGATCGCGCGGTAATTAATTTAGCTGAGGATAGCGATTTTCAGCTAGTAAATGCTCGAGAAGCGGCTGAGCTATCCAAGCTGGTAGATGAATTTTTAGCGCAAAATCCTCACGAAGCAGCAAGATCGAACCAAGTCGAACCTCTGAAAAAAGGTATTGCTGCTCATCATGCGGGAATTTTACCTGCTTGGAAAGAGTTGGTGGAACGACTGTTTGAGATGGGTTTGGTAAAGGTAGTTTTTGCTACTTCAACTTTAGCCGCAGGAATTAATATGCCTGCTCGGACTGTAGTAATTTCCTCGCTGTCGAAAAGAAGTGATGATGGTCATCGATTGCTCACACCTTCTGAATTTTTACAGGTTGCTGGTAGGGCTGGAAGACGCGGTATGGATACTGTAGGTCATGTGACGATCTCCCAAACTCCTTTTGAGGGAGCCAAAGAAGGTGCTTATCTGGCGACTGCGGAACCGGAACCACTGCGAAGTTGGTTTGCTCCTTCTTATGGTATGGTACTGAATTTACTGCAAACTCATGCTTTGGAAGAAGTTGAGAAATTACTTGAAGGTAGCTTTGCTGAATATTTGGCTAGACAAAAACTCGATCCTCAACTGCAAGAAATTGCTGAATTAACGACGCAACTAGCTAAGCTGGAAATCGAATTAGCTAACTTGGATATTGAACAAATTTCTAGCTATAAAAAACTTAAGGAACGACTTCGGGAAGAACGTCGTTTAGCGAAAACTTTACAACAACAAGCTGAGTCAGTCAGAATTCAAGAAATTAGATCCGAGCTAGAGCGAGTTAAACTAGGCAAAATTCTTGATCTCAAAGGTAAACACGTTAAGGTAAGTTCTCCCATCCCAGCAGTATTGGTTTGTCGAGTACCGGGACGGGGTAATCTGATTTATTTGGTTTGTTTGGCAGCAAATAATCGCTGGTATGTGGTTTCTAGTGTTGATGTTGTGGGTATAGACAAAACTACTTTACCCGAATTGGATTTGAAAAATTTAGCTCCTCCTAACGATTTACCTTGTCAATTAGGTGGCTCGAAAAAAGGCGCTCCGGAAACTGCTCAAATTGCGAAAAATCTGCCGAAAAATTTAGAGGCAATTTGGGAAGCTCCGGAAGTAAAAGAACAAAGGTTGCGGATTGAGTCAGTAGAAGAACAACTGGCAAATCATCCTTTAAATGAATTAGGTAAACCAAGTAGTTTAATTAAACGCAGCGATCGCGCCAGAAAATTACGGGAAAAAATTCATCAACTACAAGTTAATTATCGCAAACAAAAGTCTCGCGGTTCCTATTATTGGCAAGAATTTCTCAATTTGGTCAAGGTATTACAAGAGTTTGATGCGCTTACGGAATACACTCCCACCAAATTAGGACAAGCGGCGGCGGCGATTCGCTGTGATAATGAACTTTGGTTAGGGTTAGCTTTTATATCGGGAGCGTTGGATCGATTAAAGCCAGCACAATTAGCGGCTGCGGTTTGCGCTTTGATTAGCGAACCTCCTAAACCTGACAGTTGGACTAATTATCGCTGTTCTCCAGAAGTAATCGCCACTTTGGATAGTTTACGCCAACAGCGTCGGAAGTTAATTCAAGTTCAGCATCGCTATGATGTGGCTATCCCAGTTTGGCTGGAAGACGATCTGGTGGCTTTGGTGGAAAATTGGGCGATCGCTGATGGTAGTCTGGAATGGAATCAATTGTGCGAAAATACAAGTTTGGATGATGGCGATTTGGTGAGAATGTTCCGTCGTACGGTAGATGTGCTTTGGCAAATTCCACAAATTCCTGGCGTTTCTGAAGCTTTAGAGCAAAATGCCCGTCAAGCTGTGGTTCAGATCGAGCGTTTCCCAATCTAA